In Chitinophaga sp. HK235, a single window of DNA contains:
- a CDS encoding NAD(P)H-binding protein, protein MNIVLTGSLGNIGKPLTETLVSNGHAVTVISSNAERQKNIELLGAKAAIGKLQDVDFLAETFKGADIVYLMETMEAVGDMFDKSVDFISDITKIGQNYKEAVERSGVKKVIHLSSIGAHTNKGTGIIRFHHHVETILRQLPADVSIKFVRPVSFYINLFSFIHNIRSQGAIISNYGGDVKEPWVSPKDIAAVIAEEVDRQFEGKTIRYVASDEISPNEIARALGEAIGKPDLKWLVIPSQQLLNSWLSIGFNEQVAKGFVELQESQGNGKLYEDYNQHKPSLGKVKLKDFVKEFAEAYNRK, encoded by the coding sequence ATGAACATCGTACTCACAGGCTCGCTTGGAAACATTGGCAAGCCTCTCACAGAAACGCTGGTAAGCAACGGCCATGCAGTCACTGTTATCAGCAGCAATGCTGAACGTCAGAAAAACATTGAACTCCTTGGTGCAAAAGCGGCCATTGGTAAATTGCAGGATGTGGATTTTCTGGCGGAAACCTTTAAAGGTGCTGACATCGTATACCTTATGGAAACAATGGAAGCTGTTGGTGATATGTTCGATAAATCAGTTGACTTTATCAGCGACATTACTAAAATCGGCCAAAATTACAAAGAGGCCGTAGAACGCTCCGGCGTAAAGAAGGTTATACATCTCAGCAGCATCGGCGCACATACGAATAAGGGAACAGGTATCATCCGTTTCCACCATCATGTGGAGACCATTCTTCGCCAACTGCCGGCTGATGTATCTATTAAGTTCGTTCGTCCGGTCAGCTTCTACATCAACCTATTTTCCTTTATCCATAATATCAGATCCCAGGGGGCCATCATTTCCAATTATGGCGGTGATGTTAAAGAGCCATGGGTCTCACCGAAAGATATTGCTGCCGTCATTGCCGAAGAGGTGGACAGACAATTTGAGGGTAAAACAATACGCTACGTCGCAAGCGATGAGATCTCGCCCAATGAGATTGCCAGGGCCCTGGGAGAAGCCATCGGCAAACCCGACTTGAAATGGCTCGTTATTCCAAGCCAACAGCTGCTGAATAGCTGGCTAAGCATTGGTTTTAATGAGCAGGTAGCTAAGGGCTTTGTCGAACTGCAGGAAAGCCAGGGTAACGGGAAGCTTTACGAAGACTACAATCAACACAAACCGTCGTTAGGCAAGGTGAAGCTGAAAGACTTCGTAAAGGAATTTGCCGAAGCTTATAACAGGAAATAA
- a CDS encoding AraC family transcriptional regulator — protein MKAYESLKETLSFYGVLCNEPYYISSGNPIFEFPKTAFRIDFYAFCICVSGKMEVEIDNRTYHIGPNSFLISAPSTIIRIVHFSKDFRMKLLFFDKIFLLRNIANPFFIEQLSLFRNLTFSVITPGEEHSQRLFAQLNYLKQQTGRKGRFMEDIIRTIIIQLLLEVATLVDNERAEMADNIQDANNLFFKFTKLVQENASYCKDVQFYADKLFITNKYLISIVKKTTGKTPHEIINETLLKEVCVLLGNPEKTISQIAMDTGFSSTSSFGRFFKKYVSISPQEYRKHQSL, from the coding sequence ATGAAAGCATACGAAAGTCTGAAAGAAACTTTATCATTTTACGGAGTACTGTGCAATGAGCCGTACTACATTTCTTCAGGGAATCCGATTTTCGAATTCCCGAAAACAGCTTTCAGGATTGATTTTTACGCATTTTGCATTTGTGTATCCGGAAAAATGGAAGTCGAAATAGACAACCGCACCTATCATATAGGCCCCAACAGCTTTCTCATCTCAGCACCATCTACTATCATCCGCATTGTCCATTTCAGCAAAGACTTCAGGATGAAACTCCTTTTCTTTGATAAAATATTTTTGCTCAGGAATATTGCCAACCCCTTTTTTATTGAGCAACTATCTTTGTTCAGGAACTTAACGTTCAGTGTTATCACTCCCGGTGAAGAACATTCCCAGCGATTATTTGCACAGCTGAATTATCTCAAACAGCAAACAGGCCGAAAAGGCAGGTTTATGGAGGATATCATCAGGACTATTATTATTCAGCTTCTACTCGAGGTAGCCACACTTGTCGATAACGAAAGAGCAGAAATGGCTGACAACATCCAGGATGCAAACAACCTTTTCTTTAAATTCACAAAACTTGTACAGGAAAACGCCTCGTATTGTAAAGATGTACAGTTTTATGCAGACAAGTTGTTTATTACAAACAAATACCTGATCAGTATCGTTAAAAAGACAACAGGCAAAACTCCCCACGAAATTATAAATGAAACCCTGCTTAAAGAGGTTTGCGTATTACTGGGCAATCCGGAGAAAACGATATCCCAGATTGCGATGGACACAGGATTTAGTTCCACTTCATCCTTTGGGCGCTTCTTTAAGAAATACGTTTCCATTTCCCCCCAGGAATATAGAAAACACCAGTCGTTATAG
- the sigJ gene encoding RNA polymerase sigma factor SigJ, whose protein sequence is MDQDPFVSHRNLLFTITYEMLGSAADAEDVLQEAWLRWADVDHSQVRDPRAYLIRIVTRQALNWMRTLSRRREEYVGEWLPEPLLTNPDVAGDLELSESISIAMLIVLETLGPMERVVFVLREVFNIPYGDISEIIGKPAATVRQIARRARVHVTARHQRELVSRSEQQAVVEQFLVALRTGQLQQLMEILAPDVVLIADGGGLVPAAPAPVRGSELVANLLTHPNQVFTASTVWLNGKPGARIERDGATAVVSFVVENGRIARIYAIANPHKLIRLDKPTELAR, encoded by the coding sequence ATGGACCAGGATCCTTTTGTTTCCCATCGAAACCTGCTATTTACGATCACCTACGAGATGCTCGGCTCTGCGGCTGATGCAGAGGACGTACTGCAGGAGGCGTGGCTCCGGTGGGCCGACGTTGATCACTCGCAGGTGCGCGACCCGCGTGCTTACCTCATTCGTATCGTCACGCGGCAGGCACTCAATTGGATGCGAACATTGTCGCGTCGCCGCGAGGAATACGTTGGCGAGTGGCTGCCGGAACCGTTGCTGACAAACCCTGATGTTGCCGGGGATCTCGAATTATCAGAGAGTATCTCCATCGCAATGCTCATCGTGTTGGAAACGCTTGGGCCGATGGAACGTGTCGTATTCGTGCTCCGCGAGGTTTTCAATATACCATATGGCGACATCTCCGAAATTATCGGAAAACCCGCAGCTACGGTCCGGCAGATCGCGCGAAGAGCACGTGTACATGTTACAGCCAGACATCAGCGGGAGCTGGTGAGCCGGTCCGAGCAGCAAGCTGTGGTGGAACAGTTCCTGGTCGCGTTGCGAACCGGACAGCTGCAACAACTGATGGAGATCCTGGCGCCGGATGTTGTTCTGATTGCCGATGGCGGCGGACTCGTGCCCGCTGCCCCAGCTCCTGTCCGCGGAAGTGAGCTAGTGGCGAATTTGCTCACGCATCCGAATCAGGTATTTACCGCAAGTACGGTGTGGCTTAACGGTAAGCCGGGAGCCCGTATCGAAAGAGATGGCGCGACCGCCGTAGTGAGCTTCGTTGTGGAAAATGGAAGGATTGCCCGGATCTACGCGATCGCAAACCCTCACAAGCTGATACGGCTGGACAAACCAACCGAACTTGCCAGGTAA
- a CDS encoding carboxymuconolactone decarboxylase family protein translates to MTLRISKAELPVELRENMIRQLGAVPEPVEVIWHNPKVAEANLEFGRKVSEWDVCDKHLKSLAHMAVAALVGCSWCLDIGYFQAENQGLDLAKASQVPRWRESNVFTTMERDVMEYAEAMSNTPTTVTDELSARLLQQLGPAALVELTALIGFANLSTRANTAHGIKSQGYSDACEIPLTKPAGKSGAVLK, encoded by the coding sequence ATGACACTACGTATTTCAAAAGCGGAGCTCCCTGTTGAGCTCAGGGAGAACATGATCAGGCAGCTAGGTGCCGTGCCAGAACCCGTTGAGGTGATATGGCACAACCCTAAGGTCGCCGAAGCCAACCTGGAGTTCGGGCGCAAGGTGAGCGAATGGGATGTATGTGACAAACATCTTAAGTCCCTTGCGCACATGGCTGTCGCCGCATTGGTTGGTTGCAGCTGGTGTCTCGACATCGGTTACTTTCAGGCAGAGAACCAGGGGTTGGACCTCGCTAAGGCCAGCCAGGTACCGCGGTGGCGGGAATCGAACGTATTCACGACGATGGAGCGGGACGTGATGGAGTATGCTGAGGCTATGAGCAACACGCCTACGACCGTCACCGATGAGTTGTCTGCACGTTTGCTGCAGCAGCTTGGTCCCGCGGCATTGGTGGAGCTGACTGCGCTCATCGGCTTTGCTAATTTATCGACCAGGGCCAACACGGCACATGGTATCAAGTCGCAAGGCTACTCCGATGCCTGCGAAATTCCGCTAACTAAACCTGCCGGAAAGTCTGGCGCAGTATTAAAATAA
- a CDS encoding AraC family transcriptional regulator produces MRKIQKLSTIKEFHQTRSLNPPEHPLISIVDYADIQLQPEYFDCNWTLDFYLISLKKNIGGKVKYGQQTYDFDEGIMFFIAPGQVFRIEQITASSAKKSGWMLLIHPDFFWNTSLANGIKQYEYFSYTIHEALFVSQKEEDTLMDIIRNIQREYHANIDKFSQGIIISQIETLLKYSERYYNRQFITRKRAGHQMLDQLELLFADYFSDDIASTKGLPTVQYFAGKLHLSPKYLSTMLKTLTGQTAQQFIHEKLIALAKEKLSITNLSVSEIAYNLGFEHTQSFNKLFKSKTSLTPLEFRKSFDLN; encoded by the coding sequence ATGAGGAAAATTCAGAAATTAAGCACAATTAAGGAGTTTCATCAAACCAGAAGTCTTAATCCGCCGGAGCACCCTTTAATCAGTATCGTGGACTATGCGGATATACAGTTGCAGCCAGAATACTTTGACTGTAACTGGACGCTTGATTTTTACTTAATATCACTTAAAAAAAATATTGGTGGCAAAGTAAAGTACGGTCAGCAGACCTACGATTTTGACGAAGGCATAATGTTCTTTATCGCTCCGGGCCAGGTATTCCGCATAGAACAGATAACTGCCTCATCTGCTAAAAAATCCGGATGGATGTTGCTCATCCATCCGGATTTTTTTTGGAATACGTCTTTGGCTAATGGAATAAAGCAGTATGAGTATTTCAGCTATACAATCCATGAGGCACTGTTTGTTTCCCAAAAGGAAGAGGACACTTTGATGGATATCATCAGGAACATCCAGCGAGAATATCATGCTAATATTGACAAATTTAGTCAGGGAATTATTATTTCTCAGATTGAGACGCTGCTTAAATACTCCGAGCGATATTACAATCGCCAGTTTATTACCCGAAAGCGGGCCGGCCATCAAATGCTGGACCAATTGGAACTATTATTTGCAGATTATTTCAGCGATGACATCGCCAGCACAAAAGGGCTCCCTACGGTGCAGTATTTCGCGGGAAAATTACATCTGTCGCCGAAATATTTAAGCACTATGCTCAAAACCCTGACAGGACAAACTGCCCAGCAGTTTATTCACGAGAAATTGATAGCATTGGCCAAAGAGAAATTGTCAATCACGAACCTTAGCGTAAGCGAAATAGCTTACAATTTAGGTTTTGAGCATACGCAGTCATTTAACAAACTGTTCAAAAGTAAGACGTCCCTTACACCGCTGGAATTCCGAAAATCATTTGATCTGAACTGA
- a CDS encoding oleate hydratase, with the protein MNNINSKFENFIQASDIYRKVDHQPDASKETPRNTPEKSMPFSDQIGNYQRNKGIPTRSYKDSKVYIVGSGIAGLSTAYYFIRDGHFTPENITFIEQLHIDGGSLDGAGNAKDGYIIRGGREMDCTYENLWDIFQDIPALEMPPPYSVLDEYRLVNDNDSNYSIARLIHEQGKVKDFSKFGLSKKDQLTLIKLLLKKKEELDDITIEDYFGKSFLESNFWTFWRTMFAFENWHSLLEFKLYMHRFLHAIDGLHDLSSLIFPKYNQYDSFVTPLGRWLKEKGVKIRFNALVKDLDMLINAEGKVVKGIITEEEGKEVVIPVTENDYVIVTTGSMTEDTSYGNNTTAPVLAVDNSNSGKSAGWKLWKNLAAKSPAFGKPEKFCSNIEKSSWESVTLTCRPSALVEKLKTYAVNDPYSGKTVTGGIITITDSNWLMSFTCNRQPHFPTQPDDMLVLWVYSLFMDKEGNYIKKTMPACTGNEILTELCYHLGIVEQIDNVVENTIVRTAYMPYITSMFMPRAKGDRPQIVPDGCKNLALIGQFVETNNDVVFTMESSVRTARVAVYTLLNLNKQVPDINPLQYDIRHLLKATKTLNDNQPFIGEGLLRRVLKGTYFEHILPVGSDAHPHEEEKESFLAEQFGKFKEWVASFRS; encoded by the coding sequence ATGAATAACATCAATTCAAAATTCGAAAATTTTATACAAGCTTCTGACATCTATAGAAAAGTTGACCATCAACCGGATGCCAGCAAAGAGACGCCGAGAAACACGCCTGAAAAGTCAATGCCTTTTTCAGACCAGATAGGGAACTACCAACGCAATAAAGGTATCCCGACCAGATCCTATAAAGACAGCAAGGTGTATATCGTGGGTAGTGGTATTGCAGGATTGTCCACTGCTTATTACTTTATCCGTGACGGACATTTCACACCGGAAAACATCACGTTCATAGAGCAACTGCACATAGATGGTGGTTCACTGGATGGCGCCGGCAACGCCAAAGACGGATACATTATCCGCGGAGGCCGTGAAATGGACTGTACCTATGAAAATCTCTGGGACATTTTTCAGGATATTCCAGCCCTGGAAATGCCGCCTCCCTATAGCGTGCTGGATGAATACCGTCTTGTAAATGACAATGATTCCAACTATTCAATTGCAAGATTGATCCATGAACAAGGAAAAGTAAAGGACTTCAGCAAATTTGGATTGAGCAAAAAGGATCAGTTGACACTTATAAAACTGCTGCTGAAGAAGAAGGAAGAGCTGGATGATATCACCATTGAAGATTATTTCGGCAAAAGTTTCCTGGAAAGTAACTTCTGGACGTTCTGGCGCACGATGTTCGCTTTCGAAAACTGGCATAGTTTGCTTGAGTTCAAGTTGTATATGCACCGTTTCTTACACGCCATCGATGGTCTGCACGATCTTTCTTCCCTTATTTTCCCGAAATATAATCAGTATGATTCCTTTGTCACCCCTTTGGGAAGATGGTTGAAGGAAAAAGGTGTAAAGATCCGGTTCAATGCCCTTGTAAAAGATCTGGATATGCTTATCAATGCTGAAGGCAAAGTGGTCAAAGGGATCATTACCGAAGAGGAAGGAAAAGAAGTAGTTATACCGGTTACAGAGAATGATTATGTTATCGTCACTACGGGTTCAATGACCGAGGATACGTCTTACGGTAATAATACCACAGCACCGGTATTGGCAGTGGACAACAGCAACAGCGGCAAAAGTGCGGGGTGGAAATTGTGGAAGAACCTGGCGGCAAAATCTCCGGCTTTCGGTAAACCGGAAAAATTCTGTTCCAATATCGAAAAGTCATCCTGGGAGTCTGTAACATTGACCTGTAGACCTTCTGCGCTGGTAGAAAAACTAAAAACATACGCCGTAAACGATCCGTATTCCGGTAAAACCGTTACGGGCGGTATTATTACGATAACCGACTCCAACTGGCTGATGAGTTTCACCTGTAACCGCCAGCCACACTTCCCGACACAGCCGGATGACATGCTTGTATTGTGGGTTTATTCCCTGTTTATGGATAAGGAAGGAAACTACATTAAGAAGACCATGCCAGCTTGTACCGGCAATGAGATCCTAACTGAATTATGCTACCACTTAGGGATTGTGGAGCAGATTGACAATGTAGTGGAAAACACCATCGTACGTACTGCTTACATGCCCTACATCACGTCAATGTTTATGCCCAGGGCCAAAGGGGATCGTCCGCAAATCGTTCCTGATGGATGCAAAAACCTTGCTTTGATTGGACAGTTTGTAGAAACCAATAACGATGTCGTGTTCACGATGGAAAGTTCTGTACGCACTGCACGTGTTGCTGTATATACACTGCTGAACCTGAACAAGCAGGTTCCTGATATCAATCCGTTACAATATGATATCCGCCACTTGTTGAAAGCAACCAAAACACTGAATGACAATCAGCCGTTCATAGGAGAAGGCCTGTTGCGGAGAGTATTGAAAGGCACCTATTTCGAGCACATCCTGCCGGTAGGTTCCGATGCACACCCTCACGAAGAAGAAAAAGAATCTTTCCTGGCAGAGCAGTTCGGCAAGTTTAAAGAATGGGTTGCAAGCTTTAGGAGCTAA
- a CDS encoding YhcG family protein — protein sequence MTNKAYREWLVEIKNKVKQAQLKAVSNFNIVLIELYWELGKEIISKQTEYKWGENFLEQLSIDLKKSFPQINGFSRRNLYTIRQWYIFFSHQFEFVPQPVAQLPWSYQRLLISKIKDLETVVLYAKATHKNGWSRNQLEINIKHNYHLRQGKADHNFESTLPKPQSDLAAETIKDPYHFDFLGLEENAQEREIELALTQKITHFMLELGKGFAFVGRQYKLEISDSDYFLDLLFYHLHLRCFVVIELKAGKFLPEYAGKLNFYLSAVDSKLKHITDSPSIGIILCRLKDKIEVEYALRDLNKPIGISSFELSEIIPDDLKTQLPTIEEMERELMDE from the coding sequence ATGACCAACAAAGCTTATAGAGAATGGCTGGTGGAAATAAAAAACAAGGTAAAACAAGCTCAATTAAAGGCAGTTTCCAATTTCAATATAGTTTTAATAGAACTTTATTGGGAGCTGGGAAAGGAAATTATCTCCAAACAAACTGAATACAAATGGGGAGAGAATTTTCTGGAACAATTGTCTATCGATCTCAAAAAAAGTTTCCCACAGATCAATGGTTTCTCTCGCAGAAATTTGTATACAATCAGACAATGGTATATTTTCTTTTCTCATCAATTTGAATTTGTGCCACAGCCTGTGGCACAATTGCCCTGGTCGTACCAACGACTGTTAATTTCTAAAATTAAAGACCTGGAAACAGTAGTTTTATATGCCAAAGCCACCCATAAAAATGGTTGGTCAAGGAATCAATTAGAAATTAATATTAAACATAATTATCATTTAAGACAAGGAAAGGCTGATCACAATTTCGAATCAACTCTTCCTAAACCACAGTCTGATCTGGCAGCAGAGACTATTAAAGATCCATACCATTTTGATTTTCTTGGATTGGAAGAGAATGCGCAAGAGCGAGAGATTGAACTTGCCCTAACGCAGAAGATTACCCACTTTATGCTGGAGCTGGGAAAGGGTTTTGCCTTTGTTGGCCGTCAATATAAATTAGAAATCAGTGATTCAGATTATTTCCTGGATTTGTTATTTTATCATCTGCACCTACGCTGTTTCGTAGTCATAGAATTAAAAGCAGGAAAATTTCTACCTGAATATGCAGGCAAATTGAACTTTTATCTTTCTGCGGTAGATAGTAAATTAAAACACATAACCGATAGCCCATCTATCGGAATAATATTATGCCGATTAAAAGATAAAATAGAAGTGGAATATGCGCTTCGCGATTTAAATAAACCTATTGGCATTAGTTCTTTTGAGTTATCAGAAATAATCCCTGATGACCTTAAAACTCAACTCCCCACAATTGAAGAAATGGAAAGGGAATTAATGGACGAGTAA